The proteins below come from a single Chitinophaga pinensis DSM 2588 genomic window:
- a CDS encoding RagB/SusD family nutrient uptake outer membrane protein — protein MQYKYNSYGHVLVLALLIFITSACKKDGFLNVDPKGSLTDESTFATEANADLFVNDIYDQLPDMNNESQLLDQWTDNSCVGATWMTGQSLIRSNALNPSNAPDGPGAMFKWSENYSRIRRCNVFLQQAAKYRDHFSDEWYQQRVAEVKFLRALFYSFLYQNYGGVPLISEPLNNQTMGDKIFIPRASMEETLAFIEADCDAAAADLPTKAAATGRATKGAALTLKGAVDLFAASILVNTNNDPARWAKAAAANKAVIDLNVYDLFPDYNGQFLAANNWNIETIFARGYAVPSKGHRREGMQGPVIVHGVQQAWGNLEPTQNLVDDYEMANGLPITDPASGYDPQQPYVNREPRFYATIVYDGSTWQGYTFLSRVGGNNQIDLGSSSDISNTGYNGKKTLDESILGQTSLGIYPGTSNYIFYRYAEVLLNYAEAQNEATGPDASVYSAINSVRRRAGLPALPAGMTQTEMRINIRRERRIELAFEDKRWYDIRRWDITTKGEAVLTHPQYGMKITTEANGRLTYTKVPIFNSTFSQHMNWLPIPQSAMEQNTRLTPNAGY, from the coding sequence ATGCAATATAAATATAATTCATACGGTCATGTCCTCGTGCTGGCACTGCTGATCTTCATTACGAGCGCCTGCAAAAAAGATGGCTTTCTGAATGTAGATCCAAAAGGATCCCTCACTGATGAAAGCACCTTCGCCACTGAAGCAAATGCTGATCTTTTCGTAAATGATATTTACGACCAGCTGCCTGATATGAATAATGAATCTCAGCTGCTGGACCAATGGACGGATAACAGTTGTGTAGGCGCCACGTGGATGACAGGACAATCCCTCATCCGTTCTAATGCGTTGAATCCATCAAATGCGCCGGATGGACCTGGCGCTATGTTTAAATGGTCCGAGAACTACAGCCGAATCCGCAGATGTAATGTGTTCCTGCAGCAAGCTGCAAAATACCGGGATCATTTCTCCGATGAATGGTATCAACAACGCGTAGCGGAAGTAAAATTCCTGCGTGCACTGTTTTATTCCTTCTTGTATCAAAACTATGGAGGTGTTCCGCTGATATCCGAGCCACTGAATAATCAGACGATGGGCGACAAAATATTCATTCCTCGCGCCAGCATGGAGGAGACGCTGGCATTTATCGAAGCTGATTGCGATGCCGCGGCTGCTGATCTGCCTACAAAAGCTGCTGCTACAGGCCGCGCTACTAAAGGTGCTGCCCTTACCCTTAAAGGAGCAGTAGATCTGTTTGCTGCCAGCATCCTTGTAAATACTAATAACGATCCGGCCCGATGGGCAAAAGCTGCCGCTGCTAATAAAGCGGTTATAGATCTTAATGTTTATGACCTCTTCCCTGACTACAATGGGCAATTTCTGGCAGCAAACAACTGGAACATTGAAACGATCTTCGCAAGAGGGTATGCAGTCCCAAGCAAAGGACACCGCCGGGAAGGTATGCAGGGACCAGTGATTGTACATGGCGTACAACAGGCATGGGGAAATCTTGAACCTACCCAAAATCTGGTGGACGACTATGAAATGGCGAATGGCCTGCCTATTACAGACCCTGCTTCCGGTTACGATCCGCAACAACCATATGTAAACCGCGAGCCACGATTTTATGCGACGATTGTATATGACGGCTCTACCTGGCAGGGTTACACATTCCTATCACGTGTAGGCGGCAATAACCAGATCGATCTGGGTTCCTCCAGCGACATCAGTAATACTGGTTACAATGGCAAAAAAACCCTTGACGAATCTATTCTTGGCCAGACCAGTCTCGGAATTTACCCCGGTACTTCCAACTATATCTTTTACCGCTATGCGGAAGTACTGCTTAACTATGCTGAAGCGCAAAACGAAGCTACCGGACCGGATGCCAGTGTATATAGTGCCATTAATAGTGTGAGAAGACGCGCTGGTTTACCTGCGTTACCGGCAGGAATGACCCAAACCGAAATGCGTATAAATATCCGCCGCGAACGCAGAATAGAACTTGCGTTTGAAGACAAACGCTGGTACGACATCCGCCGCTGGGATATCACTACAAAGGGGGAAGCCGTACTTACTCATCCGCAATATGGTATGAAAATTACGACGGAGGCTAATGGTAGACTAACCTATACCAAGGTACCCATATTTAACAGTACATTCTCACAACATATGAACTGGCTGCCCATTCCACAAAGTGCAATGGAACAAAACACACGACTTACACCTAATGCGGGATATTAA
- a CDS encoding SusC/RagA family TonB-linked outer membrane protein — translation MKRTPTDGNSFNKRWLSGVTLLLILFLPLLSLGADITVAGLITDASGQPIPGASILIKGTNTGTQTDAIGHFTLKAPDKATLVVSFLGYESQQIPVAGRAVINVQLQESAKVLNDVVVVGYGTQKRTSLTAAISTIKTAEIANKPVVNLSNSLVGRVSGLIATQGSAEPGFDASNIQIRGAGSIGSTAPLLIVDGVPRDFSRLDPNTVATFTVLKDAAAVAPYGVAGANGVILVTTKTGKAGKPTLAYNGYYGFQNPTRVPKFVNSYQYAMLRNEANANDGQPAAYSAEDIQKFRDHSDPDGHPDGHPLDDIIKPNRPITYHNLSLSGGGSDYQYFASVGYQHQDGMWSTTYLNKYMANLSLTANVTKTTKVSLMANGYVEDQHFPATGAGSILDQAMRQAPTTPVYYSNGLWTGYIGQSLIGEIYHSGYHLSENSSLITQLSIDQQLPVKGLSIKAVVSYDNGPDPIFNNKTSFQREYRTPIPFWNVDTTKRPYEYVKGIQGNSKAQFYEDFSMNKALTYQGMLNYIGHFGKSDITALAVVENRSVKYQTFRAQRINYNLDIDELNFGGPAASDATSSGLSNGQRQLGYVYRIGYSYDNKYLFEAAGRYDGSYLFAPGNRFGFFPAFSAGWRISEEAFMKKITWIDQLKLRGSWGESGAYPSSGGSIQTYQYLSPYNVNGNSAVIGGNTTQGIKEALQGNPDITWERARKTDIGFDISLWKGLLSIEADYFSEKRSNMLVGIGNSLPAEYGIGVGLINAGIMQNRGIDLSLGSSKTFSNGLRLDVTGTFTYARNKLLKVYENDATYKNVNRRQTGRPNGTQFGLQAIGYFQENDFNSDGSLKAGIPVPSFGNVKAGDIRYADLLGPDGKPDGRIDANDITRIGYSSTPEIIYGLEPRLSYKGFDVDLLFQGSGHSSLYVSQYFVWPFQSSGSATELAYEDHWTPTNTDALYPRITGAPTANNTQQSSWWMRNTSYLRLRSAELGYTFSSKTLGHSISSLRLYVSGQNLFTWTPHIREILDPENNSSNMNYFQQRVITFGINATF, via the coding sequence ATGAAACGAACACCAACCGACGGAAACAGCTTTAATAAGCGGTGGCTTTCCGGCGTAACCTTGTTGCTGATTTTATTTTTACCATTACTGTCACTTGGCGCAGATATAACAGTCGCCGGACTGATAACGGACGCCTCCGGCCAACCAATACCGGGCGCTAGTATTTTAATAAAAGGGACAAACACGGGCACGCAAACAGACGCAATCGGACACTTTACGCTGAAAGCACCAGATAAGGCTACACTGGTGGTTTCTTTTTTAGGCTATGAAAGCCAGCAGATACCGGTCGCTGGCAGAGCAGTTATAAATGTTCAGCTGCAGGAATCAGCTAAAGTACTAAACGATGTGGTTGTAGTAGGTTATGGTACACAGAAACGAACTTCCCTGACTGCAGCTATATCGACTATTAAGACTGCCGAGATTGCTAACAAACCGGTCGTGAATCTGAGCAACAGCTTAGTGGGAAGAGTATCAGGACTTATTGCCACTCAGGGTTCTGCAGAGCCGGGCTTTGATGCCTCTAATATCCAGATCCGTGGTGCCGGCTCCATCGGAAGTACTGCTCCACTGCTTATCGTGGATGGTGTACCCCGTGATTTCAGCCGGCTGGACCCTAATACAGTAGCAACTTTTACCGTATTAAAAGATGCGGCTGCAGTGGCGCCTTATGGCGTTGCAGGGGCCAATGGTGTAATTCTGGTAACGACCAAAACAGGTAAGGCTGGTAAACCTACACTGGCTTACAATGGATATTATGGATTTCAGAACCCTACGCGCGTACCTAAGTTTGTAAACTCTTACCAGTATGCAATGCTGCGTAACGAGGCAAATGCCAACGATGGACAGCCTGCCGCCTACAGCGCAGAAGATATTCAGAAGTTCAGAGACCATTCTGATCCCGATGGCCACCCTGACGGTCACCCGCTTGACGACATTATTAAGCCTAACCGGCCAATTACTTATCACAACCTGTCTTTAAGCGGTGGCGGCAGCGACTATCAATATTTTGCGTCCGTCGGATACCAGCACCAGGATGGTATGTGGAGTACCACGTATTTGAATAAATATATGGCTAATCTGAGTCTGACTGCGAACGTAACTAAAACCACGAAGGTTAGTCTGATGGCTAATGGTTACGTCGAAGACCAGCATTTTCCTGCTACCGGCGCGGGCAGCATTCTCGACCAGGCCATGCGTCAGGCGCCTACAACGCCGGTTTATTACAGCAACGGTTTATGGACAGGCTATATTGGTCAGTCGCTTATTGGTGAAATTTACCATAGTGGCTACCACCTGAGTGAAAACAGTTCCCTGATCACCCAATTGTCCATTGATCAGCAATTACCTGTTAAAGGACTCAGTATCAAAGCAGTAGTTAGCTACGACAATGGTCCGGACCCTATCTTCAACAACAAAACTTCCTTCCAGCGCGAATACCGGACACCCATCCCATTCTGGAACGTGGATACGACCAAACGTCCATACGAATATGTGAAGGGTATTCAGGGAAATTCCAAGGCCCAGTTCTACGAAGATTTTTCGATGAATAAGGCGCTTACTTACCAGGGAATGCTTAATTATATTGGTCACTTCGGTAAAAGTGATATTACTGCGCTGGCCGTCGTGGAAAATCGCTCGGTAAAATATCAGACGTTCCGCGCACAACGTATCAACTATAACCTGGACATTGATGAGCTGAACTTCGGTGGTCCGGCCGCTTCAGATGCAACCAGCTCCGGACTATCCAACGGTCAGCGCCAGCTCGGATACGTCTACCGCATCGGTTATAGTTATGACAATAAGTATCTTTTCGAGGCAGCTGGTCGTTACGATGGCAGCTACCTGTTTGCACCTGGTAACAGGTTTGGCTTTTTCCCTGCATTCTCTGCCGGCTGGCGTATTTCCGAAGAAGCATTCATGAAAAAGATCACATGGATAGATCAACTTAAGTTACGAGGTTCCTGGGGCGAATCCGGAGCATATCCCAGCTCCGGCGGCAGCATCCAGACTTACCAGTACCTGAGTCCTTACAATGTAAATGGAAATTCTGCTGTAATTGGCGGCAATACTACACAAGGCATCAAAGAAGCGCTCCAGGGGAATCCTGATATCACCTGGGAACGTGCCAGGAAAACAGATATAGGATTTGATATAAGTCTGTGGAAAGGCTTATTGAGTATAGAGGCAGATTATTTTAGTGAAAAACGTTCCAATATGCTTGTAGGCATAGGTAACTCCTTACCCGCAGAATATGGTATTGGTGTAGGTTTGATTAACGCTGGTATCATGCAGAACAGGGGGATTGACCTTAGCCTGGGCAGTAGCAAAACATTCTCTAACGGTTTACGACTGGATGTGACGGGTACTTTTACCTATGCACGTAACAAGCTGCTGAAAGTATACGAGAACGATGCTACCTACAAAAATGTCAATCGCCGTCAAACCGGACGCCCTAACGGTACGCAGTTTGGCCTCCAGGCCATCGGCTATTTCCAGGAGAATGATTTCAATAGTGATGGAAGCCTGAAAGCTGGCATTCCTGTACCCAGTTTCGGTAATGTAAAGGCGGGAGATATACGTTATGCCGACTTATTAGGTCCAGACGGTAAACCCGATGGCAGAATCGATGCAAACGACATCACCCGCATCGGTTACTCCAGTACACCTGAAATTATTTATGGCCTTGAGCCTCGTCTGTCTTACAAGGGATTTGACGTGGACCTGCTGTTCCAGGGTTCCGGTCACAGTTCCCTGTATGTGAGCCAATACTTTGTATGGCCCTTCCAGTCATCCGGCTCAGCCACTGAGCTGGCATACGAGGATCACTGGACGCCTACCAATACTGACGCATTATATCCAAGAATTACAGGCGCACCTACCGCCAACAATACACAGCAATCATCCTGGTGGATGCGTAATACATCCTACCTGCGGCTTCGTAGTGCTGAGCTGGGATATACATTCTCATCCAAAACCCTGGGTCACAGTATCAGCTCGCTCCGCCTGTACGTTTCCGGGCAAAATCTCTTCACCTGGACTCCCCATATCAGGGAAATACTGGATCCGGAGAATAACAGCAGCAATATGAACTACTTCCAGCAACGGGTTATCACATTCGGTATTAATGCCACTTTTTAA
- a CDS encoding glycoside hydrolase family 2 TIM barrel-domain containing protein, protein MKFSLLSLLIAVSMTGSSYAFQQIQLQHGPWHSKTDTATVPKEIEDPECLGINKEPAHATLMPYADLKEALNANRYASSFSKSLNGTWKFNYVPWPQQRPVDFYKPDFSVEKWADIKVPSCWQVEGYGTPYYSNFNYIFQKDFPRVMSTPPVNFTAYKERNPVGSYRRNFDVPADWDGRRIFITFDGVDAGFFLWVNGHKIGYSVNSRNAAEFDITEFVKPGANIIAVEVYRFTTGSYMEDQDMFRLSGIFRNVTLWSAPQEHIRDFLISTDLDANYVHATLNASGKIKNYGTTKTPARKVSVELYDGTKLIKSGTADVSALQPGEEASWKVAFPVYNPRKWTAETPALYTTVVTALDGKKVIETMSSRTGFRKIEIKGRVFMVNGVAVKLKGVNRHENWPETGHTVSEPDMVRDILLIKQANCNHVRTSHYSNDPQWYELCNEYGLYLLAEANVESHGAWDEFNEDPRIKAAIIDRNISNVENFKNHPSVIIWSLGNECGSGGTNFRAALAAIQKLDPTRPTHYQGFGTGDKNPSDMDSEMYTQLHEVRRHATEPGLTKPFYLCEYAHAMFNSMGSVEEYSDLFDEYPALLGGCIWEWEDQGIWNRIDPQHPIIAYGGGFGEWPNDRFFIHKGVVFSDRSVKPHYPELKHAYQWIKVKPVDIARGKLRILNKYQFITLNGYNASWTLMKNGVITDSGKIMLPPVAAGDSADVQLPRFTKRTSNAEYIVRLSFKLTNEESWAHKGFEVASQQLEIPGGNGDFTGIMQKGPLAVKEADNDIEIDGSNFSLVFNKQKGTFTSIKSKGQEMLETNGGPLLHLWRAPHRNDDMWADDEWERYGLKRMEWSASDIAIKNEGDITITATLNGKGRNGFTVNHQVSYVISGDGVVKVNNNLSFGTVNIPLARVGVRLLLKSNLDKFQYYGRGPEENYADRKSGEDVGIWGSSVKAQLTPYEKPMECGNHEDVRWATVRSNEASLSVVKTKDLLQVSALPYRDEDLQHVEYRIDLPESKLTALCISTHTLGVGSNSCGPRPLDRFVPRAVSQSFSYVLKIQ, encoded by the coding sequence ATGAAGTTTTCATTATTAAGTCTATTGATTGCCGTCAGCATGACCGGGTCGTCTTACGCATTCCAGCAAATACAGCTACAGCACGGCCCATGGCACAGCAAAACTGACACCGCGACTGTGCCCAAAGAAATTGAAGATCCGGAATGCCTGGGTATCAACAAAGAACCTGCCCATGCCACCCTGATGCCTTACGCAGATCTGAAAGAAGCACTCAACGCAAATCGCTATGCCTCTTCTTTTTCAAAGTCACTCAACGGCACCTGGAAGTTCAATTACGTACCCTGGCCGCAACAAAGACCGGTGGACTTTTACAAACCAGATTTTTCAGTGGAAAAATGGGCAGATATCAAAGTACCGTCCTGCTGGCAGGTAGAAGGTTATGGCACACCATACTATAGTAATTTCAATTATATCTTTCAGAAGGATTTTCCCCGGGTAATGAGTACTCCGCCAGTCAATTTTACAGCCTATAAAGAACGTAATCCGGTAGGCAGCTATCGCCGTAATTTTGATGTACCTGCTGACTGGGATGGCCGGCGGATATTTATAACCTTTGATGGCGTAGACGCAGGTTTTTTCCTATGGGTGAATGGTCATAAAATTGGCTATAGCGTCAATAGCCGCAATGCTGCGGAGTTTGACATCACTGAATTTGTGAAACCCGGCGCAAATATCATTGCTGTGGAAGTGTATCGTTTCACTACCGGCAGTTATATGGAAGATCAGGACATGTTCCGCCTTAGCGGCATTTTCCGCAATGTAACGCTGTGGAGCGCGCCCCAGGAGCATATCCGTGACTTCCTTATAAGTACTGATCTCGATGCGAACTATGTGCATGCCACCCTGAATGCATCCGGTAAAATAAAAAACTACGGCACTACAAAAACACCAGCAAGAAAAGTATCCGTAGAATTGTATGATGGTACAAAACTGATTAAATCAGGTACAGCGGATGTAAGCGCCCTTCAGCCAGGCGAGGAAGCATCCTGGAAAGTCGCTTTTCCGGTATACAATCCCCGTAAATGGACCGCTGAAACCCCAGCGCTTTACACTACTGTAGTTACTGCACTTGACGGAAAAAAGGTAATAGAAACCATGTCGTCCCGCACCGGTTTCCGTAAAATAGAAATCAAGGGAAGGGTATTCATGGTAAATGGTGTTGCAGTAAAACTGAAAGGTGTAAATCGTCACGAGAACTGGCCGGAAACAGGACATACAGTGTCTGAACCCGATATGGTCCGGGACATCCTGCTGATCAAACAGGCTAACTGTAACCACGTGCGCACGTCACACTACTCCAATGATCCCCAGTGGTATGAGCTATGCAACGAGTACGGCCTCTACCTGCTCGCAGAGGCGAATGTGGAATCACACGGCGCATGGGACGAATTTAATGAAGATCCCCGCATTAAAGCGGCTATCATAGACCGGAATATCTCTAATGTGGAGAATTTCAAAAATCATCCTTCAGTCATTATCTGGTCTCTCGGCAACGAATGCGGTAGCGGAGGCACCAATTTCCGCGCAGCATTGGCCGCGATCCAAAAGCTGGATCCCACCCGCCCTACGCACTATCAGGGATTTGGCACAGGTGATAAAAACCCCAGTGATATGGACAGCGAGATGTATACGCAATTACACGAGGTACGTCGCCACGCTACTGAACCAGGCCTGACCAAACCATTCTATCTCTGCGAATACGCGCACGCGATGTTTAACTCGATGGGCAGCGTAGAGGAATATAGCGACTTGTTTGATGAATATCCGGCATTGTTAGGCGGTTGTATCTGGGAATGGGAAGACCAGGGTATCTGGAACCGTATTGATCCTCAACACCCCATCATTGCTTACGGCGGAGGTTTTGGTGAATGGCCAAACGACCGTTTCTTTATTCATAAAGGCGTAGTATTTTCTGACCGCAGTGTCAAGCCTCATTACCCGGAACTAAAACATGCATATCAGTGGATTAAAGTTAAACCAGTTGATATTGCCCGGGGTAAATTACGAATATTGAACAAATACCAATTTATCACGCTGAATGGCTATAATGCCAGCTGGACGTTGATGAAAAATGGTGTTATTACCGATAGCGGAAAAATAATGCTTCCGCCTGTTGCAGCAGGCGATTCTGCTGACGTACAATTACCCAGATTCACTAAGCGCACATCAAATGCTGAGTATATTGTGCGACTTTCTTTCAAATTGACAAATGAAGAAAGCTGGGCGCATAAAGGTTTTGAAGTAGCCTCACAGCAACTGGAAATACCTGGCGGGAATGGCGACTTCACAGGCATTATGCAAAAAGGCCCACTTGCAGTAAAAGAAGCTGACAATGATATCGAGATTGATGGCAGTAATTTTTCACTTGTTTTTAATAAGCAGAAAGGAACCTTTACCTCGATAAAAAGCAAGGGACAGGAAATGCTGGAAACAAACGGTGGCCCCCTACTCCATTTATGGCGTGCCCCTCATCGCAATGACGACATGTGGGCGGATGATGAATGGGAGCGCTATGGTCTTAAAAGAATGGAGTGGAGCGCAAGCGATATAGCAATAAAAAATGAGGGTGATATAACTATTACTGCAACACTAAATGGAAAAGGCCGCAACGGCTTCACCGTAAATCACCAGGTTTCCTATGTAATAAGCGGTGATGGTGTGGTAAAAGTAAATAATAACCTCAGCTTTGGAACTGTGAATATTCCACTCGCAAGAGTTGGTGTAAGATTACTACTAAAAAGTAATCTGGATAAATTTCAGTATTATGGCCGTGGCCCTGAAGAGAACTATGCTGATCGTAAATCAGGCGAAGATGTAGGTATCTGGGGAAGCAGTGTAAAAGCGCAACTCACTCCTTACGAAAAACCCATGGAATGCGGTAACCATGAAGATGTGCGCTGGGCGACTGTGCGTAGCAATGAGGCTTCACTGTCTGTTGTAAAAACTAAAGACCTCCTGCAAGTATCTGCCCTGCCGTATCGCGACGAGGATCTGCAGCATGTTGAGTATCGCATAGACTTGCCGGAGAGCAAACTTACGGCGCTTTGCATATCCACACATACTTTGGGTGTAGGCTCAAACTCCTGTGGTCCCCGTCCTCTTGACCGCTTTGTGCCGCGTGCTGTGTCACAATCTTTTTCTTATGTACTAAAAATACAATAA
- a CDS encoding class I SAM-dependent RNA methyltransferase, which yields MNIYTTPGAVTITCHKRNALYLEQEIKELGFEQTETFVTGVRLKATVNECIRLNLNLRCASQVLYSLQSFEAGNADDVYNNIHQYPWEDILPDGGYFSITSNVSNESINNSMYANLRVKDAIIDRIREKTGKRPSTGAALTGAVIHLFWKDEHAEIFVDTSGDSLARHGYRAISGPAQMLESLAAATIYASRWDRVSPFVNVMCGSGTVAIEAAMIATNRRPGLFITNYAFMHLKGYDIQVYQQEDARLEEQIKEIPGLRIIATDHSAKAIESARKNAIAAGVGKLIEFAVCDFTATKVPPGVPGVFYVNPEYDERANEIMVLEETYSRIGDFMKQKCGGYFGYVFTGNLELAKKIGLKAKRRIEFYSSTIDCRLLEYELYSGTRTEPKVTETPPTTA from the coding sequence ATGAATATTTATACTACCCCTGGGGCTGTTACCATTACCTGTCATAAGCGAAACGCACTTTATCTGGAACAGGAAATAAAGGAGCTTGGCTTTGAGCAGACAGAAACTTTTGTTACCGGTGTAAGGTTAAAAGCAACAGTAAATGAATGTATCAGGCTCAACCTGAATCTCCGTTGCGCCAGTCAGGTGTTATATAGTCTTCAATCTTTTGAGGCAGGTAATGCGGATGATGTGTACAATAATATTCACCAGTATCCCTGGGAAGATATTTTACCCGATGGCGGTTACTTTTCCATCACCAGCAATGTCAGCAACGAAAGTATCAATAACAGCATGTATGCTAACCTGCGCGTGAAGGATGCCATTATTGACAGGATACGTGAAAAAACGGGGAAACGTCCCTCTACCGGCGCAGCTTTAACGGGCGCCGTCATTCATTTGTTCTGGAAAGATGAACATGCCGAAATATTTGTCGATACCTCGGGTGATTCACTGGCCCGTCATGGGTACCGTGCAATATCCGGTCCTGCGCAAATGCTGGAATCACTGGCTGCCGCCACCATTTATGCTTCCCGTTGGGACAGAGTGAGTCCATTCGTGAATGTTATGTGCGGTTCCGGTACTGTTGCTATTGAGGCCGCAATGATCGCCACTAACCGCAGACCTGGTCTGTTCATAACCAACTATGCCTTCATGCACCTGAAGGGTTATGATATACAGGTATACCAGCAGGAGGATGCCCGGCTCGAAGAGCAGATCAAAGAAATACCGGGGCTTCGCATTATCGCCACTGATCACAGTGCAAAAGCCATCGAGAGTGCCCGTAAGAATGCGATAGCAGCCGGTGTAGGCAAACTGATAGAATTTGCTGTTTGTGATTTTACTGCCACAAAGGTGCCTCCCGGTGTGCCCGGTGTTTTTTATGTCAATCCTGAATACGACGAGCGAGCAAATGAAATAATGGTGCTCGAAGAAACATATAGTCGTATCGGTGATTTTATGAAACAAAAATGTGGTGGTTACTTTGGCTATGTATTTACCGGTAATCTGGAATTGGCTAAAAAGATCGGCCTGAAAGCTAAACGACGTATAGAGTTCTATAGCAGTACTATTGACTGCCGCCTGCTGGAATATGAATTGTACAGCGGTACCCGTACGGAGCCAAAAGTAACGGAGACTCCGCCTACTACAGCGTAA